From a region of the Dermatophagoides farinae isolate YC_2012a chromosome 3, ASM2471394v1, whole genome shotgun sequence genome:
- the LOC124495006 gene encoding endoplasmic reticulum transmembrane helix translocase — translation MPIISKFYSLEIFFVNLGRISHSKKQCGHHRIDTTKMTFKDLTSVRDSTDQLVQSVQCYNVKPLILQGFIGPFFTLQTILCVWYFYSDENYSDVYIITGGSLCLLQLLTFLSGMWSVHCLCFLAYSKVKNVTDAAWAKVVPTSNNGSAELVPLRHAKIDGKETIWFLFQKTKYIYDYDKQTFQQIIFPTDLPYKTYQKWHGYPNDNELQTAIKLYGKNLLDMDIPDFWTLFRERATAPFFVFQVFCVGLWCLDEFWYYSLFTLMMLVAFESILVTQQLRNMAEIRKMGNKPYEMLAYRNHKWHSILSSELIPGDIISIGRSQDDNLVPCDLILLRGSCIVDESMLTGESVPQMKEPIENLTDVGDRQFNVDTDGKLHVLYGGTKILQHTSPVKNAVSLRASDNGCIAYVLRTGFQTSQGKLLRTILYGVQRVTANNIETFGFICFLLIFAIAAASYVWNHASEDPKRNKYKLMLECALILTSVVPPELPIELSLAVNSSLTSLIKLYIFCTEPFRIPFAGKVDICCFDKTGTLTSNDLVVEGVAGLDPQNDDKIQTPQEVPIKTIQVLATCHSLVYLDDGLVGDPLEKSTLKSIDWTLTKGDSVIPRKGKQTGLKIFQRNHFSSQLKRMSVIAGYNDVTSGESSYFVSVKGAPEILKPMFSKIPDKYDNVYLEMSRKGARVLALGRKSLGNISPGQIRNFTREEVETELEFVGFLIISCPLKPDSISVMKEIISSSHYVTMITGDAPLTACHVAKELYFVSGNKTTIILNGTEKLVWKSIDEKICLPLIPDNNEFFRQYEFCVTGDSLNALLDYDPKFFIKILPKIRVFARVAPKQKEFIITSLRSLGYTTLMCGDGTNDVGALKHAHVGVALLSNPLPMPKTEKSSNNIPANNNGDYRRSINDVLAERNNSRIMNNNHHRQRRNHGHNNNSMNSASSSVNPRIVRTQERINQLLKELEEQDKSQIVKLGDASIAAPFTSKLSSIQCISHIIRQGRCTLVTTLQMFKILALNALILAYCQSVLYLDGIKFSDGQATLQGLFLTGCFLFITRSKPLEVLSKRRPLSNIFNLYTILTVLLQFAVHFLALVYLVREATAMSPPRTEKFVDLDTEFKPSLLNSTVYIISISLQVATFAVNYKGHPFMCSLAENRPLLYSILGSFGLVIVLVTGVMPEFSEQFSVVEFPQPFQTTILTVLASDLIGALFIDRICELILDRSSMKSI, via the exons ATGCCAATTATTTCGAAATTTTATtcacttgaaattttttttgtgaatctTGGCAGAATATCTCATTCAAAAAAGCAATG TGGTCATCATAGAATCgatacaacaaaaatgacattCAAAGATCTAACTTCAGTTCGTGATAGTACCGATCAATTGGTACAAAGTGTTCAGTGTTATAATGTTAAACCACTAATTCTGCAAGGTTTTATTGGGCCATTTTTTACATTACAAACAATACTATGTGTCTGGTATTTTTATTccgatgaaaattattccgATGTCTACATTATAACCGGTGGATCTCTTTGTCTATTGCAATTACTCACATTTTTATCTGGAATGTGGTCAGTACATTGTCTATGTTTTCTTGCTTATTCAAAG gtAAAAAATGTAACCGATGCAGCCTGGGCAAAAGTAGTGCCCACTTCTAATAATGGTTCAGCTGAACTTGTACCGTTACGGCATGCAAAAATCGATGGCAAAGAAAccatttggtttttgtttcaaaaaaccaaatatatttatgattatgataaacaAACGTTTCAGCAGATCATTTTTCCTACGGATCTTCCGTACAAAACATATCAAAAATGGCATGGCTATccaaatgacaatgaacTACAAACAGCAATTAAattatatggaaaaaatcttCTCGACATGGATATACCGGATTTCTGGACACTATTCCGTGAACGAGCAACGGcaccattttttgtttttcaagtATTCTGTGTTGGTCTTTGGTGTTTGGATGAATTTTGGTATTATAGTCTATTCACCTTAATGATGTTGGTTGCATTCGAAAGCATTCTTGTCACACAACAATTGAGAAATATGGCCGAAATTCGTAAGATGGGAAATAAACCATATGAAATGTTGGCATATCGTAATCATAAATGGcattcaattctttcatCAGAACTTATCCCAGGTGATATCATATCCATTGGACGATCTCAAGATGATAATCTTGTTCCATGTGATTTAATACTTTTACGTGGTTCATGTATTGTCGATGAATCAATGTTGACTGGTGAATCTGTACCACAGATGAAAGAACCGATTGAAAATCTAACCGATGTCGGTGATCGacaattcaatgttgatacCGACGGAAAACTGCATGTTTTATATGGTGGcacaaaaattcttcaacatACATCGCCGGTGAAAAATGCTGTCAGTTTACGAGCCAGTGATAACGGTTGTATTGCATATGTACTTCGTACTGGATTTCAGACATCTCAGGGAAAATTGCTACGGACCATTCTTTATGGTGTTCAACGAGTTACGGCCAATAATATTGAGACATttggtttcatttgtttcttgCTTATTTTTGCTATTGCTGCCGCATCATACGTTTGGAATCATGCATCCGAAGATCCTAAAcgaaataaatataaattaatgCTCGAATGTGCATTGATCTTAACATCAGTCGTACCACCAGAATTGCCAATAGAATTATCATTGGCTGTCAATAGTTCATtaacatcattgatcaagCTATACATTTTCTGTACCGAACCATTTCGAATTCCTTTTGCCGGAAAAGttgatatttgttgttttgataaaACTGGTACATTGACCAGTAATGATCTTGTAGTCGAAGGTGTTGCCGGTCTTGATccacaaaatgatgataaaattcagACACCTCAAGAAGTCCCAATTAAAACCATCCAAGTATTGGCTACATGTCATTCACTTGTCTATCTAGACGATGGACTTGTTGGTGATCCATTGGAAAAATCGACActcaaatcaatcgattggaCATTGACTAAAGGTGATTCGGTTATTCCACGTAAAGGCAAACAAACAGGCTTGAAAATATTCCAacgaaatcatttttcaagtCAATTGAAACGAATGTCAGTTATTGCTGGTTATAATGACGTTACATCAGGTGAATCCAGTTATTTCGTATCGGTCAAAGGAGCACCGGAAATTCTTAAACCAATG ttttcaaAAATTCCGGATAAATATGATAACGTATACCTGGAAATGTCTCGTAAAGGTGCACGTGTGTTAGCGTTAGGTCGAAAAAGTCTAGGCAATATATCGCCTGGACAAATTAGGAATTTCACTCGTGAAGAAGTGGAAACTGAACTCGAATTTGTTGGCTTTCTGATAATTTCCTGCCCGCTAAAACCTGATTCAATATCAGtaatgaaagaaattattaGTTCATCACATTATGTTACAATGATTACCGGTGATGCACCACTTACCGCTTGTCATGTAGCTAAAGAGCTATATTTTGTTTCGGgtaataaaacaacaattattcTCAATGGTACGGAAAAACTTGTGTggaaatcaattgatgaaaaaatctgTTTACCATTGATACCTGATAACAATGAATTCTTTCGACAATATGAATTCTGTGTTACCGGTGATAGCCTCAATGCTTTACTTGATTATGAtccgaaatttttcatcaaaattttgcCCAAAATTCGTGTGTTTGCACGTGTGGCAccgaaacaaaaagaattcatcatAACATCATTACGATCATTGGGTTATACAACATTAATGTGTGGTGATGGAACCAATGATGTTGGCGCATTAAAACATGCTCATGTTGGCGTGGCTTTACTTTCGAATCCCTTACCTATGCCGAAAACTGAAAAATCATCTAACAACATCCcagctaataataatggagaTTATCGTcgttcaatcaatgatgtaTTGGCCGAACGGAATAATAGTCgtataatgaataataaccATCATAGGCAACGACGAAATCAtggtcataataataattccatgAATTCGGCATCGTCTTCAGTGAATCCACGTATAGTTCGCACGCAGGAGcgtatcaatcaattattgaaagAATTGGAAGAACAAGATAAATCTCAAATTGTAAAGTTGGGTGATGCTAGCATTGCTGCACCATTTACATCGAAGCTATCATCGATTCAATGCA ttTCACATATAATTCGTCAGGGCCGTTGTACATTAGTCACAACACTACAAATGTTTAAAATTCTTGCACTCAATGCTCTTATCCTAGCCTATTGCCAATCAGTACTTTATCTGGACGGAATTAAATTCAGTGATGGTCAAGCAACACTACAGGGACTCTTCCTTACCGGttgttttctattcatcACTCGTTCAAAG CCATTGGAGGTACTATCAAAACGCCGTCCATTATCCAACATATTCAACTTGTACACCATATTGACCGTATTGCTTCAATTTGCTGTACATTTTTTGGCCTTGGTTTATCTAGTCCGTGAAGCAACGGCAATGTCACCGCCACGGACGGAAAAATTCGTCGATCTAGATACTGAATTCAAaccatcattgttgaattcGACTGTCTATataatttccatttcattacaAGTTGCAACATTTGCCGTCAATTACAAG GGTCATCCATTCATGTGTAGTTTGGCAGAAAATCGTCCACTTTTGTACAGTATTCTGGGCTCATTTGGTTTGGTTATCGTTCTTGTTACTGGTGTGATGCCCGAATTTTCTGAACAATTTTCCGTTGTTGAGTTTCCACAGCCG TTTCAAACGACCATACTAACGGTATTGGCTTCTGATCTTATCGGTGcattatttattgatcgaATATGTGAATTGATTTTGGACCGGTCAtcgatgaaatcaatttag